A region of Hoplias malabaricus isolate fHopMal1 chromosome 12, fHopMal1.hap1, whole genome shotgun sequence DNA encodes the following proteins:
- the mab21l3 gene encoding protein mab-21-like 3, with translation MTSLAEEDLDHYLQNQVDLRHRQVSKSVEDVQKIIKDLTAEVSSKDPRFQSIVNSGVQNDSFKDQPDLASKWVALLRGRCTYNPAIQVLTPSLFLISVPVRGLMGYKEKRTRQWRYYTLSGSRLLSPVREPEKLHQWLELESFSNVSQEWHDARMAMEGDIVPAKVVTLFKEQVEDAIKNCRLTEKVSVLESVGSVVRVAVETSEVQVEVELVPTVELMNYWPKRARWPRLLQRWPSTECTRCTKSFGFNLMATSSYHWLLSFSRAEQVLMGSIDEDGGCRKKCYKVVRQLKEDVWCPGSKPVITAHHLQNLLFWTCEKNPSPQDWRNLRECVLRLVQKLHKCVSQHYLRHYFVPTYNLLKYTNTNELDDMAKKISEFLENPHAYIH, from the exons ATGACAAGCCTTGCAGAGGAAGACCTGGACCATTACTTACAAAATCAG GTGGACCTCAGGCATCGACAGGTTTCTAAGTCAGTGGAGGATGTGCAGAAAATAATCAAAGACCTCACTGCTGAGGTCAGCTCTAAAGATCCTCGCTTCCAGTCCATTGTCAACTCTGGAGTccaaaatgacagcttcaaa GATCAGCCTGATTTAGCATCAAAATGGGTTGCGTTACTTCGAGGAAGGTGTACATATAATCCTGCCATTCAG GTTCTGACTCCGAGTCTGTTCCTGATTTCTGTGCCTGTGAGGGGTCTAATGGGTTATAAAGAGAAACGAACGAGGCAATGGAGGTATTACACACTGAGTGGATCTCGTCTCCTCTCTCCGGTGCGAGAACCAGAAAAGCTCCACCAGTGGTTGGAGCTGGAGAGCTTCTCAAACGTCTCGCAGGAGTGGCATGATGCCCGCATGGCAATGGAGGGAGACATCGTACCCGCCAAGGTGGTCACTCTTTTTAAGGAGCAGGTAGAGGATGCTATTAAGAACTGTAGACTGACAG AGAAAGTGAGCGTGCTGGAGTCAGTGGGCTCAGTGGTCCGCGTTGCCGTGGAGACGTCTGAAGTTCAGGTTGAGGTGGAGTTGGTACCCACAGTGGAGTTGATGAACTACTGGCCAAAGAGGGCCCGCTGGCCCCGTTTACTGCAGAGATGGCCTTCTACTGAATGTACACGTTGCACTAAG TCCTTCGGTTTCAATCTTATGGCTACGTCCAGTTACCACTGGCTGCTGTCGTTCTCTCGGGCAGAACAGGTGCTGATGGGCAGTATAGATGAGGATGGGGGCTGTCGTAAGAAGTGTTATAAGGTGGTCCGGCAGCTGAAGGAGGATGTATGGTGTCCTGGGAGCAAACCTGTCATCACTGCCCATCATTTACAG AACCTGCTGTTCTGGACGTGTGAGAAGAACCCAAGCCCTCAAGACTGGAGGAACCTCAGGGAGTGTGTGCTGCGTCTGGTGCAGAAGCTCCATAAGTGTGTGTCCCAACACTACCTCAGACACTACTTTGTGCCTACATATAACCTGCTGAAATATACCAACACCAACGAGCTAGACGACATGGCCAAGAAGATCTCAGAATTCCTTGAAAACCCACACGCATATATTCATTAG
- the atp1a1b gene encoding sodium/potassium-transporting ATPase subunit alpha-1b — protein MGRGGGQDQYELAATSEQGEKKKNKNKKKEKDMDELKKEVDLDDHKLSLDELHRKYGTDLNRGITSARAQEILARDGPNALTPPPTTPEWVKFCKQMFGGFSMLLWTGAVLCFLAYGIQAAMEDEPANDNLYLGVVLSAVVIITGCFSYYQEAKSSKIMDSFKNLVPQQALVIRDGEKKHINAEDVVMGDLVEVKGGDRIPADLRIISAHGCKVDNSSLTGESEPQTRSPDFSNDNPLETRNIAFFSTNCVEGTARGIVISTGDRTVMGRIATLASGLEVGRTPISLEIEHFIHIITGVAVFLGLSFFILSLILGYSWLEAVIFLIGIIVANVPEGLLATVTVCLTLTAKRMAKKNCLVKNLEAVETLGSTSTICSDKTGTLTQNRMTVAHMWFDNQIHEADTTENQSGTSFDRSSASWACLARIAGLCNRAVFLAEQTDVPILKRDVAGDASESALLKCIELCCGSVKDMRDKYTKTAEIPFNSTNKYQLSVHKIPNPGSESKYLLVMKGAPERILDRCSTIMIQGKEQALDDEMRDAFQNAYLELGGLGERVLGFCHFNLPAEEFPEGFQFDTDDVNFPTENLCFVGLMSMIDPPRAAVPDAVGKCRSAGIKVIMVTGDHPITAKAIAKGVGIISEGNETVEDIAARLNIPVNEVNPRDAKACVVHGGDLKDLTPEQLDDILKHHTEIVFARTSPQQKLIIVEGCQRQGAIVAVTGDGVNDSPALKKADIGVAMGIAGSDVSKQAADMILLDDNFASIVTGVEEGRLIFDNLKKSIAYTLTSNIPEITPFLFFIIANIPLPLGTVTILCIDLGTDMVPAISLAYEAAESDIMKRQPRNPKTDKLVNERLISIAYGQIGMIQALAGFFTYFVILAENGFLPSRLLGIRVMWDDKHVNDLEDSYGQQWTYEQRKIVEFTCHTAFFTSIVVVQWADLIICKTRRNSVFQQGMKNKILIFGLFEETALAAFLSYCPGMDVALRMYPLKPTWWFCAFPYSLLIFIYDEIRKLILRRNPGGWVERETYY, from the exons ATGGGACGCGGA GGGGGACAGGATCAATATGAGCTGGCAGCAACATCAGAGCAaggggagaagaaaaagaataagaacaaaaaaaaggaaaaggacaTGGATGAACTGAAAAAGGAAGTAGATTTG gatgATCATAAGCTGAGTCTCGATGAGCTTCACCGCAAATACGGCACAGACTTGAACAGa GGGATTACATCCGCCCGTGCACAGGAGATCCTTGCTCGTGATGGTCCAAATGCCCTTACCCCTCCTCCCACAACACCAGAGTGGGTGAAGTTCTGTAAACAGATGTTTGGAGGCTTCTCCATGCTGCTGTGGACTGGTGCTGTTCTCTGCTTCCTTGCCTATGGCATTCAAGCCGCAATGGAAGATGAGCCTGCAAATGATAAC CTGTATCTGGGGGTTGTGTTATCTGCTGTCGTCATCATCACTGGTTGCTTCTCATACTACCAAGAGGCTAAAAGTTCTAAAATTATGGATTCCTTCAAGAACCTGGTGCCCCAG CAAGCTTTAGTCATCCGAGATGGTGAGAAAAAGCACATCAATGCTGAGGATGTGGTGATGGGAGATCTGGTGGAGGTAAAAGGTGGAGACAGAATACCTGCTGACTTACGCATTATTTCTGCACATGGCTGTAAG GTGGACAACTCTTCTCTCACTGGAGAGTCTGAGCCCCAGACGCGTTCTCCAGATTTCTCCAATGATAACCCTCTAGAGACCAGGAATATTGCTTTCTTCTCTACAAACTGTGTAGAAG GTACTGCTCGTGGTATTGTTATCAGCACTGGGGATCGCACTGTAATGGGCCGAATTGCTACTCTTGCCTCTGGTCTTGAAGTGGGCCGCACACCCATCTCCCTCGAAATCGAGCACTTTATTCACATCATCACAGGTGTAGCTGTCTTTCTGGGACTCTCCTTCTTCATTCTCTCCCTTATCTTGGGCTATTCCTGGCTCGAAGCGGTCATTTTCCTCATTGGAATCATTGTTGCCAATGTGCCTGAAGGTCTTCTTGCTACAGTTACT GTGTGTCTCACACTAACTGCTAAACGCATGGCTAAGAAAAACTGTCTTGTGAAGAATCTCGAGGCTGTTGAAACACTGGGCTCCACTTCCACCATTTGCTCAGACAAGACTGGAACACTGACACAGAACCGCATGACTGTGGCCCACATGTGGTTTGACAACCAAATCCATGAAGCTGACACCACAGAAAACCAGAGTGGAACTAGCTTTGACCGCAGCTCAGCCAGTTGGGCCTGCCTGGCACGCATTGCTGGCCTTTGCAATAGAgctgtattcttagctgaacagACTGATGTCCCTATTCTAAAG AGAGATGTCGCTGGAGATGCCTCAGAGTCTGCTCTGCTGAAGTGTATTGAACTTTGTTGTGGATCTGTTAAAGACATGAGGGACAAATACACCAAAACTGCAGAAATTCCTTTCAACTCAACTAACAAATACCAG CTTTCAGTACACAAGATTCCAAACCCTGGGTCAGAGTCCAAGTACCTGCTTGTAATGAAAGGAGCACCAGAAAGAATCCTGGACCGCTGCAGCACGATAATGATACAAGGGAAAGAGCAGGCTCTAGATGATGAGATGAGAGATGCCTTCCAGAATGCATACCTGGAGCTGGGAGGGCTTGGAGAGAGAGTCTTGg GGTTTTGTCATTTCAACCTTCCTGCTGAAGAGTTCCCAGAGGGCTTCCAGTTTGATACAGATGATGTTAACTTCCCAACTGAAAACCTATGTTTTGTTGGTCTCATGTCCATGATTGATCCTCCTCGAGCTGCGGTACCAGATGCTGTTGGCAAATGCAGGAGTGCTGGGATTAAG gtTATTATGGTCACCGGTGACCATCCAATTACTGCTAAGGCCATCGCTAAAGGTGTAGGGATTATCTCTGAGGGCAATGAGACTGTTGAAGACATTGCTGCACGTTTGAACATTCCTGTAAATGAAGTTAATCCAAG AGATGCTAAAGCTTGTGTTGTCCATGGTGGAGACTTAAAGGACCTTACTCCAGAGCAGTTAGATGATATCCTGAAACATCACACAGAAATTGTGTTTGCCAGAACATCACCTCAGCAGAAACTGATTATTGTTGAAGGGTGTCAGCGTCAG GGAGCCATTGTGGCTGTTACAGGTGACGGTGTGAATGATTCACCAGCTCTGAAAAAGGCGGATATAGGGGTTGCTATGGGAATAGCTGGATCTGATGTTTCGAAGCAGGCTGCTGACATGATCCTTCTTGATGACAATTTTGCATCGATTGTGACTGGTGTAGAGGAAG GTCGACTGATCTTTGATAACCTCAAAAAGTCCATTGCCTACACTCTGACAAGTAACATACCTGAGATCACACCCTTCCTTTTTTTCATCATTGCCAATATCCCACTGCCTCTTGGAACTGTCACCATTCTGTGCATTGACCTTGGAACAGACATG GTCCCAGCTATATCTCTGGCCTATGAAGCTGCTGAAAGTGATATAATGAAGAGGCAGCCCAGAAACCCTAAAACAGACAAACTAGTGAACGAAAGACTGATCAGCATTGCATATGGCCAGATAG GTATGATACAGGCTCTCGCTGGCTTCTTCACATACTTTGTCATTCTGGCTGAAAACGGTTTCCTGCCATCAAGACTACTTGGCATTCGTGTCATGTGGGATGACAAACATGTAAATGACCTTGAGGACAGCTATGGGCAGCAGTGG ACATATGAACAGAGAAAGATAGTGGAGTTCACATGCCATACAGCCTTCTTTACCAGTATCGTGGTCGTACAATGGGCCGATCTGATTATCTGCAAGACCAGGAGGAATTCTGTTTTCCAGCAGGGAATGAA GAATAAAATCCTCATATTTGGACTCTTTGAGGAAACCGCTCTTGCTGCCTTCCTGTCGTACTGCCCAGGGATGGATGTGGCTCTGAGAATGTATCCACTCAA